A region of the Microtus ochrogaster isolate Prairie Vole_2 linkage group LG1, MicOch1.0, whole genome shotgun sequence genome:
TGAGGCCTGCCGGGGCTCAAGTGGCTCAGAATCCACAGTCAGAACAAAAAGGCCACATAGTAGTTTAGTCCTCAGAAGGTGAGGGACGCTCCAAGTGGAACCAGGACCTGGAACAGACAGTTTTGTGGTGGCCCTCCCCAAGGCCACAGAACAGCTCAGGGCCCCAAGACCAAgctctcagcacaaaggagattcattttccccagagggacagaggacaggagatggaggaagggacatTTGTCCCTGAGGGACAAAGGGCTGCCGCCTCTGGATAGAGGGGAGACAGGcgtggcccataggcaaatggcggtttataaagggaaaggggaaacccCGCGTTAGGGTGAGGTGGTCTATACTGACTGGGCGTGCTAACTAGGTGAGAGGAGAGGGTGACTGCTCCCTGGCCCTTCTCCTCAGCCTCAGGGAGGGGGACAGACTTTGGGAGCTAGCTTTGGGAACTAAATCTAAGggtttagcaaggcagaggggatgggggaagggcaaggcctgccaaaGCCATGCTCCCCCAGCTCTGGAGGGCTAGTGAACCttcagaggagaagagagggaacagAGAAACCAGCCCATCCAATGGCATCCTCCGTGTACCTCACAACCCACTGCCCAGTGCCCTGGACTCCAGGGACCTCAGCCCAGAGGCCCAGGACCTGGAGCCGCCCTGGAATTCCAATTCCCCACTGTCCTCAGGGACCAGGGATTGGCGCCTTCGGCCCCTGCAGGAGATTCAGGATTTCAGAGGCTCAGAGGGGGTTTCCTCTTGCCTGGGGCAGCCAGATCCTCGCTGGAGAGTGAGGTGGGAAGGGGCTTCCGAAACCTGCAATTCCCTCTTACCTCCGCAAACGTCCAGAAAGGACAGTAAGTTCCTTCAGGCACCGAATAATAAGGAGCAGGGTCCAGGCTGAAGAGCAGACGGTGGCTTCAGATAGCTGCCATTCACGCGCCCCGCCCCCCACGGCTTCTCTAACACACCCTGCGGAGATGACAGGGCCAGGCCTGCCGGGGAGGTTAGAGTTGAAAAACTAGGTCGTCCTTTGAGTGGCCCCTGCCGGGCTGGCTCAAGAGTCCTGCAGTCCCTGAGCGGTGGAGTAATTACAGAGAAAGAGCCCTCGCCTGCGCCCTGCTCGCCGGCGCCCTGCTCGCCCGTGCCCTGGACGGATTTGGAGGCTGAGCTTTgagaagccagatgcagagagggTGCAGGGGCCATCAGGGATCGCACAGTAAGGCTGTGGTTCAGTGGCAGCGACCAGAGACTCCGGACCTGTCAGTCCATGGCATCGTCTATGAGAACTGGAGGTTCTTTACTGAGAGGACGCAGAAACAACAAGCAGTAGGTGCTCAAGACCACCCACATAGACAGCCCCGGGCCGCCCTGAGCTACCTGAAGAGGTAATGGGGATGGCCCAGCCATGACGTGCTCGTGGCATAAatcagatctgagttcagatccccaccaCCCTCATGAGAAGCTGGCACAAGGGCACACTTCTGCATCTCAGCGCTGAGAAGCAGGAGATCCTGGGGCTTGTGGCTGGATCACCTACCTAGTCAGCAGACTTCGGATCCCctgagggactttgtctcaaaacacaaagtggAGAATGAATGCCTAGGACTGCACCCCACTCTGGGCTCCACAGGGGtgaacacacaccacagaaaaacAGCTGGAAGCCGGGCGgtaatggcgcacgcctttaatcccagcacttgggaggcagaggcaggcggatctctgtgagttcgagaccagcctggtctacaagagctagttccaggacaggttccaaaaaccacagagaaaccctgtctcgaaaaaagcaaaaaaaaaaaaaaaaaaccaaaccagctGGAAAGAGAAGGCATGATTTTAGGCAAGGGCTGCACCCTGACCATGcccccagcccttcactgggggattGGCAGGGGCCCCACCCTGACCAtgcctccagcccctcactgggggattctaggcgggggcTCTCCTTTGCACCTGTGCTTTCCAGTCTCTGTCCTCACAAGCCTGGCATACTCAGTTACCAGGGTTTCCAGTCTGCTCTGTGGAACACTGAGAAGACAGGAAGGCTGGCACAGACTGCTAGGTCTTGCCTGGGGGCTTCAGCTGTTAACATGCTATAAATAGTTGCCTGGCAGATGGGAAACTGTGTTGCAACAGAGGCCAGGCAGCCCCGGTCCAGCTGTCCCTTCCCCACCCTGACCCCTGGGTCTGGGCTACAGTCAGGCTGTCAGGGAAAACCCTGGTCCAGCCTAGGCAGGCTGGACCTACAGGAAGTCTCAGCATCTCACCCACTCTGGAGTCAGGGTCTTTGCCCTGGCCTCTCCCACAGCCACGGGGGTCATCATGAGTGACCAACTAGGTGTCCTCAGAGGGAGATATCCTCCGTCACAGTTCCAGACTGCAGATAGTCAAACCAGGGTGTCCACTAGGCCTGGCATACTTAGgtcccccaccccaggccctggGCAAGGTCCTTCCCATCTCCCGTCTCTCTTAGGTTCTCAGGCTCAGGTATCACCCTGCTCTGCTTTGTCTTCAAGGTTAGAGTCAACTGCTGGTGAGTTGGAGGCTGACCTGAGCTATAAAGGTGTTTGTTTTAACCTCATCTACTTGCTCCGGGTGTCGCACGGGGTCCTGTTGAGTGGGCTTGTGGGAGCTGGTCTTTCATTGAGCACACCACCCTCAACGGCCCTGCAGGCTGCAGGATATGTCAGAGCCTATTCCATGGCTGAGTTACACTCAGTGTGGATGGCCCATGCTGTGTTTCTGCTGCTTGGTCGTGGGCAGTGGGTTTCCGTTATGCATACTGTACCGTGGGTATCCGTCTAGAGATCTCCTCGTTGTGCAGTCACAGGTCAGCGTCTCTGGTCATGTctggctgggattacaagtgtccAGGTGCCATGTATGGATAATAATGTCACACTCCCCCTTCCCATTTCAGGTGTCCTGGACGATGCTGGCGTGGCCCTAGGCCCAGACCCTACACCATGACCTGCTGGCTGCCTATGCTGGGCTTGCAACTGCTACTGTTGCCCACGGCGCCTCCTCTGGCCGCTGGCTGCCCTGCCCGCTGCGAATGCTCCGCATCCACACGCACAGTGGCCTGTGGGCGCCGCCGGCTGACTGCCATCCCCGACGGTATCCCAGCCGAGACACGCCTGCTGGAGCTCAACCGCAACCGCATCCGCTGCCTGAACCCTGGGGACCTGGCCTCGCTGCCCAACTTGGAGGAGCTGGACCTCAACCACAACGTGATTGCACACGTGGAGCCTGGGGCGTTCGCCAACCTGCCCCGGCTGCGCATCCTGCGTCTCCGTGGCAACCAACTGAAGCTTATCCCACCCGGCGTGTTCACTCACCTGGACAGCCTCACGCTGCTGGACCTCAGCGAGAACAAGCTGGTCATCCTGTTGGATTTCAGCTTCCAGGACCTGCGCAGCCTCCGGCGGCTGGAGGTGGGCGACAATGACTTGGTGTTCATCTCCCGCAGGGCCTTCGCGGGGCTGCTGGGGCTGGCCGAGCTCACCCTGGAGCGCTGCAACCTCACGTCGCTGTCCCCGGAGTCGCTGGGCCACCTGCGGGGCCTGGGCGCTCTGCGCCTGCGCCACCTGGCCATCGCCGCCCTGGAGGACCAGAACTTCCAGAAGCTTCCGGGCCTCCTGCATCTGGAGATCGACAACTGGCCGCTGCTGGAGGAGGTGGCCCCGGGCAGCCTCCGTGGGCTGAACCTCACGTCGCTGTCCATCACGCACACCAACATCACGGCCGTACCGGCCGCCGCGCTGCGACAGCAGGCCCACCTCACGTGCCTCAACCTGTCGCACAACCCCATCAGCACGGTGCCTCGGGGCTCCTTCCGGGACCTGGTGCGCCTGCGCGAGCTGCACCTAGCCGGGGCCCTGCTGGCTGTCATCGAGCCGCAGGCCTTCGTGGGGCTGCGACAGATCCGCCTGCTCAACCTCTCGGACAACCTGCTGTCCACGCTGGAGGAGAACACGTTCCACTCTGTGAACACGCTCGAGACGCTGCGCGTGGACGGCAACCCGCTGGCCTGTGACTGTCGCCTGCTGTGGATCGTGCAGAGGCGGAAGACCCTGAACTTCGACGGCAGGCTCCCCGCCTGCGCCACCCCGGCCGAGGTGCGTGGCGATGCCCTGCACAACCTCCCTGATTCCGTGCTCTTCGAGTACTTCGTGTGTCGCAAGCCCAAGATCCGGGAGAGGCGGCTGCAGCACGTAATGGCCACCGAGGGAGACGACGTGCGCTTCCTGTGCCGGGCCGAGGGAGAGCCCATGCCCACCGTGGCCTGGGTGACGCCCCAGCACCACACGGTGACGGCCGCCAGCCGGGGCCGCGCACGCGTTCTGCCTGGGGGCACGCTGGCAGTCGCGGACACGAGGCCCCAAGACAGTGGCACCTACACGTGCGTGGCCAGCAACGCCGGAGGCAATGACACGTATTTCGCCACCTTGACCGTCCAGCCGGCCGCCAACCGGACCCAGGGCAATGGGCTCAATGAAACCCAGGTGGGCGTCCGATTCCCGCTGGACCTCACCACCATCCTGGTGTCCACCGCCATGGGGTGCATCACCTTCCTGGGCGTggtcctcttctgcttcctgctgctttttGTGTGGAGCCGCGGCAGAGGGCAGCACAAGAATAACTTCTCCGTGGAATATTCCTTCCGTAAGGTGGACGGTCCAGCAGCCGCGACCGGCCAGGGCGGCGCACGAAAGTTCAACATGAAGATGATCTGAGTCGGCCCCACGGTGGGCTGGTGGGGACCTCTCAGACCTCCATCCAGCCCCGGATAATTCCACCTATGCATATCTGTTTTCCAGGGGGTAAGCATGGAGGCCGAACGTCCTCGGTTTTTGTAGACATCTATTGGA
Encoded here:
- the Lingo3 gene encoding leucine-rich repeat and immunoglobulin-like domain-containing nogo receptor-interacting protein 3 yields the protein MTCWLPMLGLQLLLLPTAPPLAAGCPARCECSASTRTVACGRRRLTAIPDGIPAETRLLELNRNRIRCLNPGDLASLPNLEELDLNHNVIAHVEPGAFANLPRLRILRLRGNQLKLIPPGVFTHLDSLTLLDLSENKLVILLDFSFQDLRSLRRLEVGDNDLVFISRRAFAGLLGLAELTLERCNLTSLSPESLGHLRGLGALRLRHLAIAALEDQNFQKLPGLLHLEIDNWPLLEEVAPGSLRGLNLTSLSITHTNITAVPAAALRQQAHLTCLNLSHNPISTVPRGSFRDLVRLRELHLAGALLAVIEPQAFVGLRQIRLLNLSDNLLSTLEENTFHSVNTLETLRVDGNPLACDCRLLWIVQRRKTLNFDGRLPACATPAEVRGDALHNLPDSVLFEYFVCRKPKIRERRLQHVMATEGDDVRFLCRAEGEPMPTVAWVTPQHHTVTAASRGRARVLPGGTLAVADTRPQDSGTYTCVASNAGGNDTYFATLTVQPAANRTQGNGLNETQVGVRFPLDLTTILVSTAMGCITFLGVVLFCFLLLFVWSRGRGQHKNNFSVEYSFRKVDGPAAATGQGGARKFNMKMI